Proteins encoded by one window of Orbaceae bacterium BiB:
- the tcdA gene encoding tRNA cyclic N6-threonylcarbamoyladenosine(37) synthase TcdA — protein sequence MVFSESYYQRFSGIARLYGEQALTHFSQSHVCVIGIGGVGSWAAESLARSGIGHITLIDMDDVCVTNTNRQIHALKQTIGQAKTEIMAERILQINPECNVNCIDDFINAENVSEYLGTKEQPKYHFVIDAIDSVRDKAAVLAYCRRNKLKLITIGGAGGQKDPTKIQITDLAKTVQDPLVAKLRERLKNQYKLTKDSKGKYGIPCVYSTEQLTYPALNGEVCLNKNQAEGPKKMDCASGFGAITNVTATFGFIAVSYVLDKLLNVQN from the coding sequence ATGGTCTTTTCTGAATCTTATTATCAGCGTTTTAGTGGTATTGCTCGTCTTTATGGTGAGCAAGCACTAACTCATTTTTCTCAATCTCATGTTTGCGTGATAGGTATTGGTGGTGTTGGCTCTTGGGCTGCTGAGTCTTTAGCTCGTAGTGGTATTGGTCATATTACCTTAATTGATATGGATGATGTCTGTGTTACAAATACCAATCGACAGATCCATGCACTTAAACAAACAATAGGGCAGGCTAAGACAGAAATTATGGCAGAAAGGATCTTACAAATTAATCCTGAATGTAACGTCAATTGTATTGATGATTTTATTAATGCTGAAAATGTCAGTGAGTACTTAGGAACTAAAGAGCAGCCTAAATACCACTTTGTCATAGATGCGATTGATTCTGTTCGTGATAAAGCGGCTGTTTTAGCATATTGTCGGCGTAATAAACTAAAACTCATTACAATTGGTGGTGCGGGTGGTCAAAAAGACCCAACTAAAATTCAGATTACTGATTTAGCCAAGACAGTACAAGATCCATTAGTGGCTAAATTACGAGAAAGATTAAAAAATCAGTATAAATTGACAAAAGATAGTAAAGGTAAATATGGTATTCCTTGTGTATATTCAACAGAACAACTTACATATCCCGCATTAAATGGCGAAGTCTGTTTGAATAAGAATCAAGCTGAAGGACCTAAAAAGATGGACTGCGCATCGGGGTTTGGGGCAATTACAAATGTAACTGCAACATTTGGCTTTATTGCAGTAAGCTATGTATTAGATAAATTATTAAATGTACAAAACTAA